Within Cnuibacter physcomitrellae, the genomic segment CACACCGCGCTTGGAGACCGAGGTGTTCGCCTGCGCGAGGTCGAGGGGGTGTCCGATCTCGGCGGCCAGCCTGTCGAAGCGGTACCACTCGAGGAACACGCCACGATCGTCCGGGAACTGCCGAGGGGTGATCTCGTAGCTGTCCGGGATGCTCAGTTCTCTGAATTGCACCCGTGCAGTCTAGCGGGGGCGGAATGAGCGGACACCGTCGAGCACCCGCTCGACCTCCGCATCCGTCATGCCCGCCCAGAGGGGCAGGCGCACGAGCCTGTCGTGGAAGCGGGCGGCCCGATCGAGGGGACGCACCCTCCTGCCGTAGCGGAGCCCCGCGGGTGCGCTGTCGAGCGGGATGTAGTGGAACGCCGCGCGCACGCCGCGCGCCTTGAGGTGCGCGATCAGCGCCTGCTGGTCCTCGTGCTCGGGCAGCAGCAGGTAGTAGAGGTGAGCGGAGTGCTCGAGACCCGGCGCGGCCGACATCGTGTCGACGCCGTGCTCCCCCGCCCAGTCGGCGAGCCCTGCCGCGTAGGCGTCCCACACCGCGCGCCGCCTGCGCTGGATCTCGTCGAAGGCGGCGAGCTGGGCGTCGAGCACGGCGGCGTTGAGCTCGCTCGGGAGGTAGCTGGACCCCGCGTCCTGCCAGGAGTACTTGTCGACGGCGCCCCGGAGGAAGCGCGAGCGGTCGGTTCCCTTCTCGCGGATGATCTCCGCGCGGGCGACGTAGCGCTCGTCGTTGATGAGGAGGGCGCCGCCCTCGCCGCAGTGGACGTTCTTGGTGTCGTGGAAGCTCTGCGCCCCGAAGGCGCCCTCCGTGCCCAGTCGACGTCCGCCGG encodes:
- the rffA gene encoding dTDP-4-amino-4,6-dideoxygalactose transaminase, producing MAGGDSGGGDVVFSRPFRAPGELENLDRVLRSDHSHGDGVFTASATARLREITGAGHVLLTTSCTHALEMASMLLDLGPGDEVVLPTFTFPSAATAIVTRGATPVFADIDPRTGNVDPESVAEAVTERTRAISVMHYGGVAADLDALEAIARPRGIPIIEDNAHGLGGVSGGRRLGTEGAFGAQSFHDTKNVHCGEGGALLINDERYVARAEIIREKGTDRSRFLRGAVDKYSWQDAGSSYLPSELNAAVLDAQLAAFDEIQRRRRAVWDAYAAGLADWAGEHGVDTMSAAPGLEHSAHLYYLLLPEHEDQQALIAHLKARGVRAAFHYIPLDSAPAGLRYGRRVRPLDRAARFHDRLVRLPLWAGMTDAEVERVLDGVRSFRPR